One window from the genome of Pseudanabaena yagii GIHE-NHR1 encodes:
- a CDS encoding DUF3177 family protein, which yields MDATLIRQLVWLDYRLALLFVVFVPFGLLCWAFRSGSEAVKRSLLLYWRVASLFLITIYLAIGSLPISFISGIVAEILIVLALWFWQDLNEDIEASRQSLRPVYLGWRWATTIYCGVSIVLRALFANCAFTSIDKLSDTCKIWFEPPLSFSATFHHGMPVENLAFFGAVGGIVYGLYLFSFLAFSLPKTGRIAFRD from the coding sequence ATGGATGCAACCCTTATTCGTCAACTTGTATGGCTAGACTATCGATTAGCTCTGCTATTTGTTGTTTTTGTCCCTTTTGGATTGTTATGCTGGGCTTTTCGCAGTGGCAGTGAGGCAGTAAAGCGATCGCTACTTTTATATTGGCGCGTCGCCAGCCTCTTTCTCATTACGATCTATTTAGCGATCGGTAGTTTACCAATATCCTTTATTTCAGGTATCGTTGCGGAGATTCTCATTGTCTTAGCACTGTGGTTTTGGCAAGATCTTAATGAAGATATTGAAGCTTCTCGCCAAAGTCTGAGACCAGTTTATTTAGGATGGCGTTGGGCAACCACTATTTATTGTGGTGTAAGTATTGTATTAAGAGCATTATTTGCTAACTGTGCCTTTACCTCAATTGATAAACTTAGCGATACTTGCAAAATTTGGTTCGAGCCACCTCTAAGTTTTAGCGCTACATTTCATCATGGAATGCCTGTAGAAAACTTGGCATTTTTTGGAGCAGTTGGGGGAATTGTTTATGGTCTATACCTATTCTCCTTTCTCGCCTTTAGTCTGCCAAAAACAGGCAGAATCGCATTTCGTGACTAA
- a CDS encoding NAD(+) kinase, producing MKIRKAIIAYKSGSQIGKMWAERCSCELEELGVKVLIGPTGATDNPYPVFLESMHQEIDLAVVLGGDGATLGAARYLARLEVPILAINVGGHLGFLTHSIEECGNTKEIWERLLSDRFAIERRMMLEARVINVDEGLGSRMGQPCGPFLCLNEMCVKPASPDRMVTASLELEIDGEVVDQYHGDGLIVATPTGSTSYTVAANGPIVHSGMHAIAITPICPLSLSSRAIVIPPKLTVSIWSLTTDDFSLKLWTDGVIATSVFPGQRVDIRMSDCQAQFIVLREEYSYYQALRQKLLWTGARVRYPNQYRP from the coding sequence GTGAAGATTCGTAAAGCAATAATCGCCTATAAGTCGGGTAGTCAAATTGGCAAAATGTGGGCGGAGCGATGTAGCTGTGAGCTAGAAGAACTTGGTGTCAAAGTCTTAATTGGTCCAACGGGAGCTACCGATAATCCCTATCCTGTGTTTCTGGAATCCATGCACCAAGAAATTGATCTAGCCGTTGTCTTGGGTGGTGATGGGGCAACTTTGGGGGCGGCGAGATATTTGGCAAGATTGGAAGTACCGATTTTAGCGATTAATGTCGGTGGACATTTGGGCTTTCTGACCCACTCGATCGAGGAATGTGGCAATACCAAGGAAATCTGGGAAAGGCTATTATCCGATCGCTTTGCGATCGAGCGGCGGATGATGCTCGAAGCGCGGGTCATCAATGTTGATGAAGGTTTAGGGAGCAGAATGGGGCAGCCCTGCGGTCCTTTTTTATGTCTCAATGAAATGTGTGTTAAGCCTGCTTCTCCTGATCGCATGGTGACAGCATCTTTAGAACTAGAGATCGATGGTGAAGTGGTCGATCAATATCATGGTGATGGGCTGATTGTGGCGACACCTACTGGCTCGACTTCCTACACGGTGGCGGCAAATGGTCCCATTGTGCATTCAGGAATGCATGCGATCGCGATTACACCAATTTGTCCCTTGAGCCTATCGAGTCGGGCGATCGTGATTCCGCCAAAACTAACGGTGAGCATTTGGTCACTAACTACCGATGATTTTAGTTTGAAATTATGGACAGACGGAGTGATCGCTACTTCAGTGTTCCCCGGACAGAGAGTTGATATTCGGATGTCAGATTGTCAGGCGCAGTTTATCGTTTTACGTGAAGAATATTCCTATTATCAGGCGCTACGTCAAAAGCTTTTATGGACAGGAGCAAGGGTTCGTTATCCCAATCAATATAGACCATAA
- the ruvA gene encoding Holliday junction branch migration protein RuvA, producing the protein MIGFLRGAIAACKAADSSRKNTPSYWLTLDVQGVGYDIQITASAAGKLPPVGEETQVFTHLLVREDQMVLFGFPTLAERELFRQLISVSGIGTQVGLALLNSLGIQDLVKAIVSGNTRVLSLTPGVGTKTAERLALELKTKLADGRLAQVGSTRSPSSILSVALQEELEMTLLALGYTPTEISNALNAIVSLPILAKTQDIEAWIKEAIAWLSR; encoded by the coding sequence ATGATTGGGTTTTTACGTGGTGCGATCGCTGCCTGCAAAGCTGCTGACAGTTCTCGCAAAAATACGCCTAGCTATTGGCTCACCCTTGATGTTCAGGGTGTTGGTTATGATATTCAAATTACAGCTAGTGCAGCGGGTAAGTTACCGCCTGTAGGCGAAGAAACACAGGTATTCACCCATTTGCTTGTCCGTGAGGATCAAATGGTGCTGTTTGGATTTCCCACTCTCGCCGAGCGTGAGCTATTTCGCCAATTAATCAGTGTTTCAGGGATTGGCACACAAGTGGGCTTAGCTCTATTAAATAGTTTAGGAATTCAAGATCTGGTTAAAGCGATCGTTTCGGGCAATACCAGAGTTTTGAGTTTAACGCCAGGGGTAGGGACAAAGACTGCTGAGAGACTTGCATTAGAACTAAAAACGAAACTTGCGGATGGTCGCCTAGCTCAGGTTGGCTCAACGCGATCGCCAAGCAGTATTTTAAGTGTGGCGCTCCAAGAAGAATTAGAGATGACTTTGCTAGCTCTAGGCTATACACCTACGGAAATTAGTAATGCGCTCAATGCGATCGTCAGTTTACCAATTCTTGCGAAAACTCAAGATATCGAAGCATGGATTAAAGAGGCGATCGCATGGCTATCTCGATAA
- a CDS encoding CCA tRNA nucleotidyltransferase — protein sequence MQQFPFDFNDLPTPTYLVGGWVRDRLLKRQGKYLDLDFVLPENAVETAQEIARKYKAGFVVLDAERKIARVVFKNGTADFAQQMGSSLEEDLGRRDFCMNAIAMECHQLIGDRSIGDRLAGEDFIDPFDGIGDLKAKRIRMVAPENLAEDPLRILRGYRQSAQLGFAIEDLTRQVLIKLAPRLKSVAAERVRTELGYLLSINNGSQWMMEAISDRILEDWLPSQHLNLPRFAEIERVISSLLAQFPNLELFFSKHLSGDRYAIVIVKLAALSNSATALESLGLSRAEQRWLVGILRYLPQFINLLDQATPKEQYKFFQSTLEFFPAIATLTLASGYELERISPWLERWLNPNDAIAYPITLITGDDLRKDLGIPPSPQIGEFLESVKIAQVEGKISSRAEAIAFVESILMQDL from the coding sequence TTGCAGCAGTTTCCTTTTGATTTTAATGATTTGCCTACACCAACTTATCTCGTGGGGGGATGGGTGCGCGATCGCCTATTAAAGCGTCAAGGTAAATATCTTGATCTGGATTTTGTATTACCTGAGAATGCTGTGGAGACAGCCCAAGAGATTGCTCGTAAATATAAAGCAGGCTTTGTCGTTCTAGATGCTGAGCGCAAAATTGCGAGGGTTGTTTTTAAGAATGGTACGGCGGATTTTGCTCAGCAGATGGGCAGTAGTTTGGAGGAAGATCTGGGGCGGCGTGATTTCTGTATGAATGCGATCGCAATGGAATGTCATCAATTAATTGGTGATCGGTCTATTGGTGATCGGTTGGCAGGAGAAGATTTTATAGATCCTTTTGATGGAATTGGGGATTTAAAAGCGAAGAGAATTAGGATGGTTGCTCCTGAGAACTTGGCGGAAGATCCTTTACGGATTTTGCGGGGGTATCGTCAATCAGCACAATTGGGCTTTGCGATCGAAGATTTAACGCGACAGGTTTTGATTAAACTTGCGCCAAGATTAAAGTCTGTGGCAGCAGAACGAGTACGCACAGAATTAGGTTATCTATTGTCAATTAACAACGGTAGCCAATGGATGATGGAAGCAATTAGTGATCGCATTTTAGAGGATTGGCTACCAAGTCAGCATTTAAATTTGCCCAGATTTGCAGAGATCGAGAGAGTAATCTCCAGTTTGCTAGCCCAGTTTCCTAATTTAGAATTATTTTTTAGTAAACATTTATCAGGCGATCGCTATGCCATTGTGATCGTCAAATTGGCAGCTTTAAGCAATAGTGCAACTGCTCTTGAGTCTCTGGGCTTAAGTCGTGCTGAGCAACGCTGGTTAGTAGGTATTTTGAGATATTTGCCTCAATTTATTAACTTGCTAGATCAAGCTACCCCTAAGGAGCAATATAAATTTTTTCAATCAACTCTAGAGTTTTTTCCAGCGATCGCTACTTTAACTCTCGCAAGTGGTTATGAGTTAGAGCGGATTAGCCCTTGGTTAGAGCGTTGGCTCAATCCGAATGATGCGATTGCCTATCCGATTACATTAATTACAGGTGATGATCTTCGTAAGGATTTAGGAATACCGCCTAGTCCACAAATTGGAGAGTTTCTCGAAAGTGTGAAAATTGCTCAGGTAGAAGGCAAAATTAGCTCTAGAGCAGAGGCGATCGCTTTTGTAGAATCAATTCTTATGCAAGATTTGTAG
- the minD gene encoding septum site-determining protein MinD: MSRIIVVTSGKGGVGKTTSSANLGMAIAKLGRKVVLVDADFGLRNLDLLLGLENRIVYTALEVIARECKLDQALVKDKRQPNLSLLAAPQTRNKTAITAAHMKALVEVLSRYFDYVLIDCPAGIESGFQNAIAGAKEAIIVTTPEISAVRDADRVVGLLEANRITDIKLILNRIRPAMVKNNDMMSVEDVLDILSVKLIGVIPDDEQVIVSTNKGEPLVLSDKASLAGTAYMNVAKRLEGKEVEFLQLEVPPKGIFARLSSWISGNS, encoded by the coding sequence ATGAGTCGCATTATCGTTGTTACCTCTGGTAAAGGTGGTGTCGGCAAGACCACATCTTCCGCAAATCTCGGCATGGCGATCGCTAAGCTCGGACGCAAAGTGGTTTTAGTGGATGCTGACTTTGGCTTGCGAAATCTCGATCTGTTATTGGGATTAGAAAATCGCATCGTGTATACAGCCCTAGAGGTGATTGCGCGTGAGTGTAAACTCGACCAAGCCCTAGTCAAAGATAAACGCCAACCGAATCTATCTTTATTAGCAGCACCGCAAACTCGTAATAAAACGGCGATTACTGCCGCGCATATGAAGGCTTTGGTGGAAGTTTTAAGCCGCTATTTTGATTATGTCTTGATCGATTGCCCCGCAGGGATTGAGTCAGGATTTCAAAATGCGATCGCTGGTGCAAAAGAAGCAATTATTGTCACAACTCCCGAAATCTCGGCGGTACGTGATGCCGATCGCGTCGTTGGGCTTTTAGAAGCTAATCGAATTACGGATATTAAGTTAATTTTGAACCGTATTCGCCCAGCTATGGTAAAAAATAACGACATGATGAGTGTCGAAGATGTGCTGGATATTTTGTCAGTTAAATTAATTGGCGTAATACCCGATGACGAACAGGTGATCGTTTCCACCAATAAAGGGGAACCATTGGTGTTGTCAGATAAAGCTTCACTCGCAGGCACTGCATATATGAATGTGGCAAAACGACTGGAAGGTAAAGAGGTTGAGTTTTTGCAACTCGAAGTCCCGCCTAAAGGAATCTTTGCCCGTCTGTCAAGCTGGATTAGTGGGAACTCCTGA
- a CDS encoding septum site-determining protein MinC has translation MNVNERNIAVRTNPLSPSKLQSGAGDLSSAEMPEVIVIPDNQEPVGNIPAPLTLADVEGGELKPIPIKPSKQPQSEPSSDPEVFQVRFKTLDGKLNLLLPTENKTSITLDKVSTSADQAVANAGNDGNVNASATPLLSLTWQELLAQLEQRMAASGHDWKPRTQVYLQAGDRLLDTRQLQELSESLQNHQLLLHCVVTNRRQTAINAASMGFCVEQGTIFREILGFNPIPDAPLDDPLYIKATVRSGTEIRHSGSIIIFGDVNAGAELISEGDIIVWGKLKGMAHAGVKGNAQAVVMALHLDATQIRIASLIARVESPSTYFCPEVAFVSTQGVPAIQIVQAVDYSKK, from the coding sequence ATGAATGTAAACGAGCGTAATATAGCCGTGAGAACTAATCCTCTGTCGCCTAGCAAACTCCAGTCAGGTGCAGGGGATTTGTCATCTGCGGAGATGCCTGAAGTGATTGTTATCCCTGACAATCAGGAACCTGTGGGCAACATTCCTGCACCTTTAACTCTTGCGGATGTCGAGGGTGGGGAGCTTAAGCCGATTCCGATCAAACCATCTAAGCAACCGCAATCTGAACCGAGTAGCGATCCTGAGGTTTTTCAAGTCAGATTTAAAACCTTAGATGGCAAGCTAAATCTGCTATTGCCGACAGAAAACAAGACAAGTATCACGCTTGACAAAGTATCTACCAGTGCGGATCAAGCAGTTGCGAATGCTGGTAACGATGGCAATGTTAATGCCTCGGCAACTCCATTATTAAGTCTAACTTGGCAAGAGCTACTCGCCCAGCTAGAACAAAGAATGGCGGCAAGTGGACATGACTGGAAGCCCCGCACACAGGTATATTTGCAAGCAGGCGATCGCTTATTAGATACGCGCCAACTCCAAGAATTATCCGAGTCATTACAAAATCATCAATTGCTGTTACATTGTGTGGTGACAAATCGCCGCCAGACGGCAATTAATGCTGCGAGCATGGGCTTCTGTGTAGAGCAGGGAACCATCTTTCGTGAAATATTAGGTTTCAATCCGATTCCTGATGCGCCTCTAGATGATCCCCTATATATTAAGGCGACCGTAAGATCTGGTACAGAAATTCGGCATTCTGGCAGTATTATTATCTTCGGTGATGTCAATGCTGGTGCAGAGCTAATCTCTGAAGGTGACATTATTGTATGGGGCAAGCTGAAGGGCATGGCTCATGCAGGTGTTAAAGGCAATGCCCAAGCGGTGGTTATGGCTTTGCACCTCGATGCTACCCAAATTAGAATTGCCAGTTTGATCGCCCGTGTTGAGAGTCCGAGTACTTATTTTTGTCCAGAAGTTGCCTTTGTAAGTACGCAAGGTGTACCTGCGATCCAAATTGTCCAAGCTGTTGATTATTCTAAGAAATAA
- a CDS encoding ATP-dependent Clp protease ATP-binding subunit, with protein sequence MFERFTEKAIKVIMLAQEEARRLGHNFVGTEQILLGLIGEGTGVAAKVLKSMGVNLKDARIEVEKIIGRGSGFVAVEIPFTPRAKRVLELSLEEARQLGHNYIGTEHLLLGLIREGEGVAARVLENLGVDLSKVRTQVIRMLGETAEVSAGGGSSGRTKTPTLDEFGSNLTQLAQDGKLDPVVGREKEIERVIQILGRRTKNNPVLIGEPGVGKTAIAEGLAQRISNSDIPDILQEKRVVTLDIGLLVAGTKYRGEFEERLKKIMEEIRTAGNVILVIDEVHTLIGAGAAEGAIDAANILKPALARGELQCIGATTLDEYRKHIERDAALERRFQPVMVGEPSVEETIEILIGLRQRYEEHHKLKIDDEALVAAARLSDRYISDRFLPDKAIDLIDEAGSRVRLINSQLPPAAKELDKELRQTLKDKDDAVRKQDFDKAAELRDKEIDLKQQIRALSQTKKAEAPTEDAPEIRVTEEDIAYIVSSWTGVPVLKITESESVKLMQMEETLHSRVIGQDEAVKAISRAIRRARVGLKSPNRPIASFIFSGPTGVGKTELTKALASYFFGSEDAMIRLDMSEYMERHTVSKLIGSPPGYVGYNEGGQLTEAVRRRPYTVVLFDEIEKAHPDVFNLLLQVLEDGRLTDSKGRTVDFKNTLLIMTSNVGSKVIEKGGGGLGFDFAASQEDALYTRIRSLVNEELKQYFRPEFLNRLDEIIVFRQLTKPEVKEIADLMLNEFFKRMLDKNIVLTVTERFKDLLVQEGYNPSYGARPLRRAIMRLLEDSLAEEILTGKVREGASVQVDVDDDGKVKVIEQEALSGSDNNLQLLPSA encoded by the coding sequence ATGTTTGAACGCTTTACAGAAAAAGCAATTAAAGTCATCATGCTGGCTCAAGAGGAAGCTCGCCGCCTCGGTCATAACTTTGTCGGCACAGAGCAAATCCTATTGGGTCTAATCGGAGAAGGAACTGGCGTTGCCGCCAAAGTACTTAAGTCCATGGGTGTAAACCTCAAAGATGCCCGCATCGAGGTTGAGAAAATCATCGGACGCGGCTCTGGTTTTGTCGCAGTTGAAATACCTTTCACGCCTCGCGCCAAAAGAGTCCTAGAGTTGTCGTTAGAAGAAGCTCGCCAGTTGGGACATAACTATATCGGGACTGAGCATCTATTGCTAGGACTAATTCGCGAAGGCGAAGGCGTTGCCGCTAGAGTTTTAGAAAATCTCGGCGTGGATCTCTCCAAGGTTCGCACACAAGTAATCAGAATGCTCGGTGAGACTGCCGAAGTATCCGCAGGTGGCGGTTCATCGGGACGCACCAAAACACCTACCCTTGACGAATTTGGCTCAAATCTGACTCAGCTAGCCCAAGATGGCAAACTTGATCCTGTTGTGGGTCGTGAAAAAGAAATTGAACGAGTAATCCAGATCCTCGGTCGCCGTACCAAAAACAACCCTGTTTTGATCGGTGAACCTGGCGTAGGTAAAACCGCGATCGCTGAAGGTTTAGCTCAGCGCATCTCTAACAGTGACATCCCCGACATTTTACAAGAAAAGCGGGTTGTCACCCTCGATATCGGCTTGCTCGTAGCGGGTACAAAGTACCGTGGTGAATTTGAGGAACGCCTCAAGAAAATCATGGAAGAAATCCGTACGGCTGGTAACGTGATCTTGGTAATTGATGAAGTCCATACCTTGATCGGTGCTGGTGCTGCCGAAGGCGCGATCGATGCCGCGAATATCTTGAAACCAGCCCTTGCTCGTGGCGAATTGCAATGCATCGGCGCAACTACTCTCGATGAATATCGTAAGCATATTGAGCGAGATGCAGCCCTTGAGCGTCGCTTCCAACCCGTCATGGTCGGTGAACCTAGCGTTGAAGAAACCATCGAAATCTTGATCGGTTTGCGTCAGCGCTACGAAGAACACCACAAGCTGAAGATCGATGACGAAGCCCTTGTTGCCGCCGCAAGATTGTCCGATCGCTACATTAGCGATCGCTTCTTGCCAGACAAAGCGATCGACCTGATCGACGAAGCTGGTTCTCGCGTACGCTTGATTAACTCGCAGTTGCCCCCTGCCGCCAAAGAACTTGACAAAGAATTGCGTCAAACCCTCAAAGATAAGGATGATGCCGTTCGCAAGCAAGACTTTGACAAGGCTGCGGAATTGCGCGACAAGGAAATCGACCTCAAGCAACAAATTCGCGCCCTTAGCCAAACTAAAAAAGCCGAAGCCCCCACCGAGGATGCTCCCGAAATTCGCGTTACCGAAGAGGACATCGCCTATATCGTCAGTTCTTGGACTGGCGTACCTGTCCTCAAGATCACCGAATCCGAGTCCGTTAAGCTCATGCAGATGGAAGAAACTCTGCATAGCCGCGTAATCGGTCAGGATGAAGCCGTTAAAGCGATTTCCCGTGCGATCCGTCGTGCCCGTGTCGGTCTGAAGAGTCCTAACCGTCCGATCGCAAGCTTTATCTTCTCTGGACCTACAGGCGTTGGTAAGACTGAGCTAACCAAGGCACTTGCGTCCTACTTCTTCGGTTCCGAAGATGCGATGATTCGCCTTGACATGTCTGAATACATGGAGCGTCACACCGTATCTAAGCTGATCGGTTCACCTCCAGGATATGTCGGCTACAACGAAGGTGGTCAGCTTACCGAAGCCGTCCGTCGCCGTCCTTACACGGTGGTACTATTCGACGAAATCGAAAAAGCTCACCCCGATGTCTTCAACTTGCTCTTACAAGTCCTTGAAGATGGTCGCTTGACTGACTCGAAGGGGCGTACCGTTGACTTCAAGAATACTCTGCTGATTATGACCTCCAACGTTGGTTCTAAGGTCATTGAAAAGGGTGGTGGTGGACTCGGCTTTGACTTCGCTGCTAGTCAAGAGGATGCGCTCTATACCCGCATTCGCTCTCTAGTTAACGAAGAACTGAAGCAGTACTTCCGTCCAGAATTCCTCAACCGTCTTGATGAAATCATCGTCTTCCGTCAATTGACCAAGCCCGAAGTCAAGGAGATCGCCGATCTCATGCTCAACGAATTCTTCAAGCGGATGCTCGATAAGAACATTGTTCTGACCGTGACTGAGCGCTTTAAGGATCTGTTAGTCCAAGAAGGCTATAACCCTAGCTACGGTGCACGTCCATTACGTCGAGCGATCATGCGCTTGCTCGAAGATTCTCTTGCTGAAGAGATCTTGACGGGCAAAGTCCGTGAAGGCGCATCGGTACAGGTAGATGTCGATGACGATGGCAAGGTCAAAGTCATTGAACAAGAAGCTTTAAGTGGTTCTGATAACAACCTTCAGTTACTGCCTTCAGCCTAG
- a CDS encoding type II toxin-antitoxin system PemK/MazF family toxin, with product MVKKLWIPDRQDIIWIDCNPQVGQEMKDVHPFLVLSPSIFNDKTAIVIGLPMTTAAYNADNPFAISVGKVSGRKASKTSYVLCHQPKSFDWRLRGAKPHPLGKLNNDLFDQVCDRLNQIIQL from the coding sequence ATGGTAAAAAAACTATGGATACCTGATCGCCAAGACATTATCTGGATCGACTGCAATCCACAGGTTGGACAAGAAATGAAAGACGTTCATCCTTTCCTAGTGCTATCACCAAGCATTTTTAATGATAAAACAGCGATCGTAATTGGCTTACCGATGACAACAGCCGCATACAATGCCGACAATCCTTTTGCAATCTCCGTAGGAAAAGTTTCAGGACGTAAAGCCAGTAAAACTAGTTATGTTCTCTGTCATCAGCCCAAATCTTTTGATTGGCGATTACGTGGTGCAAAACCCCATCCTTTAGGAAAGTTGAATAATGATTTGTTTGATCAAGTATGCGATCGCCTTAATCAAATAATCCAGTTGTAA
- a CDS encoding AbrB/MazE/SpoVT family DNA-binding domain-containing protein, whose amino-acid sequence MAEVILDIKTWGNNLGVRLPAAIARAAHLHVNQRVKLSVIDNQVVITPVDEPLTLEERLAKFDPVRHGGEVMATSQRLGAERW is encoded by the coding sequence ATGGCTGAAGTAATACTCGATATCAAAACATGGGGCAATAACTTAGGTGTTCGGCTACCCGCAGCGATCGCTCGTGCTGCCCATCTCCACGTCAACCAACGAGTAAAACTGTCTGTTATTGATAATCAAGTCGTTATCACACCTGTAGATGAGCCGTTAACTCTTGAAGAACGGCTAGCTAAATTTGATCCAGTCCGACATGGTGGCGAAGTGATGGCAACATCGCAAAGACTTGGCGCAGAGCGATGGTAA
- a CDS encoding DUF2283 domain-containing protein yields MQKQILFTSFFSQKTPAKTRDLDENTLLDLDEDGQLCSMTIEHAKEK; encoded by the coding sequence TTGCAGAAGCAGATACTCTTTACATCATTCTTTTCTCAAAAAACGCCTGCGAAAACGCGAGATTTAGATGAGAATACCTTATTGGATTTAGATGAGGATGGTCAACTTTGCAGTATGACGATTGAACACGCTAAAGAAAAGTAG
- a CDS encoding DUF4258 domain-containing protein: MPPNDIYRIREKIRLCQYDMTAHAMEEMAEDLLTILDIEEAVLSGRIIRAEKDDPRGTKYVVAGTALDQQTPVGVVGRFLGNGRYLIITVYEITELEV; encoded by the coding sequence GTGCCACCAAACGACATTTACCGCATCAGAGAAAAAATTCGCCTCTGTCAGTATGATATGACCGCCCATGCAATGGAAGAAATGGCGGAAGATCTACTAACTATCTTGGATATTGAGGAAGCAGTTTTAAGTGGTCGTATTATTCGAGCAGAAAAAGATGATCCAAGAGGCACAAAATATGTCGTAGCTGGCACTGCACTAGATCAACAAACACCTGTCGGAGTAGTTGGACGGTTTCTTGGTAACGGACGCTATCTAATCATCACAGTTTATGAAATTACTGAACTTGAGGTCTAA
- a CDS encoding YgiT-type zinc finger protein, whose product MYGYQCEYCQGTVQPRTVKQQVFKHRDGFVILEDVTIGVCDNCRNRYYSADILHAVHAVATGKSSPERTEQIPVTHLKSA is encoded by the coding sequence ATGTATGGATATCAATGTGAGTATTGTCAAGGAACAGTCCAACCCCGAACCGTTAAACAACAGGTTTTCAAACATAGAGATGGATTTGTTATCCTCGAAGATGTAACGATTGGTGTGTGTGATAACTGCCGTAATCGCTACTATTCAGCCGATATCCTTCATGCTGTACATGCCGTTGCAACTGGAAAAAGTTCTCCTGAAAGAACTGAGCAAATTCCAGTCACTCACCTAAAATCAGCTTAA
- a CDS encoding sulfite exporter TauE/SafE family protein, producing MSELMPIVYLSVVSFFAWIVSTLAGGGSPFILIPLVNLLMGANAVPPVITIGMFFGNAHRVFLFWRDIDWVLTAWYAPGAIAGAILGAYTFTQIHLDWLQIVIAIFLIVSAVLFELEKSPEKNVAQDQAKQIKLVNDSKELEEIEELIEINQLGELSELSALEKSDLIPQEVKPKFKLQAWHIMPAGFLKAYVSGLVGTTGPVLNPFYLGYGLVKEKMLATKATHMTIIHVVKIITYGALAVMSKEQIVAGLAIGLAAIPANLIGKYLLNRMSPQQFRQVVLAFMALGGSWMLWQQRSLFLNIL from the coding sequence ATGTCAGAACTCATGCCAATTGTATATCTCAGTGTGGTTAGCTTTTTTGCTTGGATTGTTAGCACTCTAGCGGGTGGTGGTAGTCCATTCATCTTAATTCCATTAGTTAACCTGCTCATGGGAGCCAATGCCGTACCACCTGTAATCACAATCGGCATGTTTTTTGGCAATGCCCACCGAGTTTTCCTGTTTTGGCGAGATATTGATTGGGTATTGACCGCTTGGTATGCACCGGGGGCGATCGCAGGGGCAATTTTGGGAGCCTATACCTTTACCCAAATCCATCTCGATTGGTTGCAAATCGTGATTGCAATTTTCCTAATTGTGAGTGCTGTTTTATTTGAACTAGAAAAAAGTCCCGAAAAAAACGTTGCTCAGGATCAAGCAAAACAGATCAAACTGGTCAATGATTCCAAGGAGTTAGAAGAGATTGAAGAACTCATCGAGATCAATCAGCTAGGTGAATTAAGTGAGTTAAGCGCTCTAGAAAAATCAGATTTAATTCCTCAAGAAGTAAAGCCCAAATTTAAACTTCAGGCTTGGCACATTATGCCTGCGGGTTTCCTAAAAGCATATGTATCGGGTTTAGTCGGCACAACTGGTCCTGTCTTAAATCCCTTTTATCTGGGCTATGGCTTAGTCAAGGAGAAAATGCTAGCAACCAAAGCAACTCACATGACGATTATCCATGTCGTGAAAATCATCACCTACGGAGCGCTAGCAGTAATGTCGAAGGAGCAAATTGTGGCAGGATTAGCGATCGGCTTAGCCGCAATACCTGCAAATCTCATTGGTAAATATCTTCTCAATCGCATGAGTCCTCAACAGTTCCGCCAAGTGGTGCTTGCTTTTATGGCACTTGGTGGCTCCTGGATGCTATGGCAACAAAGAAGTCTGTTTTTAAATATTCTGTAG